Sequence from the Flavobacterium sp. J372 genome:
CCGTAAAGAGATATGGGGTTATGCATCAGATGAAAATCTTGAAAACGCACAGCTCATTAAAGAAGAATATAAGGGTATTCGTCCTGCACCGGGCTATCCTGCCTGCCCCGACCATTTGGAGAAAAACACAATCTGGCAGCTTCTTGATGTCGAAAATAAAATAAGTGTAAAACTTACCGAAAGCCTCGCTATGTGGCCTGCCGCTTCGGTGTCGGGGTATTACTTTGCCCATCCGCAGAGTAAATATTTTGGCTTAGGAAAGATAAAAGAAGACCAGGTGGCAGACTATGCCAAACGACGGGGAATAGCCGTTGAAACAGCCACAAAATGGCTTGGTCCAAACATCGCTGATTAAGCAACTTTGAACCTTAAACTTTAAACTAAGACTTACGTGAAAGTAACTGAACATATACACAATGCTAACGGGAAACCATTGTTTTCCTTTGAAATACTACCTCCGCTCAAAGGGCAGAACATACAATCTATCTTTGACAGCATAGATCCGCTTATGGAATTCAGGCCGCCGTTTATAGATGTGACGTACCATCGTGAGGAATACGAATATAAAGAGCTGCCCAACGGCCTACTTGAAAAGCGTATAGTAAAGAAACGACCGGGCACAGTTGGCATCTGCTCAGCCATCCAGAATAAATACCAGGTTGACGCTATCCCGCATATACTTTGCGGAGGCTTTACCAAAGAGGATACGGAAAATTTCCTTATCGATCTTGATTTCCTTGGGATACAGAATGTTGTAGCGCTGCGTGGTGATGCCGTAAAAAGTGAAATTTATTTTAAGCCCGAACGTGAGGGCAATCAATACGCAAGCGAACTGGTGACACAGATAGATAACCTGAATAAAGGGATTTACCTTGATGAACATTTGCTAAACAGTTCCTGTACAAATTTCTGCATAGGTGTGGCGGGCTATCCTGAAAAGCACATGGAAGCGCCGAGCCTTGATAGTGATATCTATTTCCTGAAACAAAAGATAAAGAATGGGGCGAGCTATATAGTGACCCAAATGTTTTTTGATAATAAAAAATTCTTTGATTTTGTGGCAAAGTGCAGGAAAGAAGGTATCAATGTGCCGATTATCCCGGGACTAAAGCCAATTTCCACAAAAAAACAGCTGAACCAGATTCCACATCGCTTTAAGGTTGACCTGCCCGATGACCTTATCATGGCAGTAGTAAAAGCCACAGACAATGACGCTGTACGGCAGGTAGGCATAGAGTGGTGCATCACCCAAAGTAAAGAGCTTATTTCTGCGGGAATCCCGGTCCTGCATTATTATTCTATGGGTAAAAGCGATAACATAAAAGCGGTTGCCAAAGAGGTTTTTTAAAAAATATAGCCTCCCGCCATCACCATACCCAACCAGAAAATCGGGATGCTCTCTACCCAGAAAAGCGTGTAATATTTATTACGCTGCGGATGTGCAAAGACCGTGAAAATTGCAACGATAATAACTAATAAAATATTAATAAGCAATTGTTTATCATCAATTGTGCTTTTAAGAAACTCCAAAAAATAAAATGGTAAAAGCAAAACCAGATTTAGAATTTTGGTATTACGCACCCCAATTTGCTGCGGGATAGTTTTCAAAAAAGGGTCGTCTTCCTTCAGGTCGATGATTTCAAAAATCAGTATAAGGATGATGATGAGTAGAAATCGCTGTGCAAACTTCAGGTAAACATCTGAATATAACTCAACTCCGGAATTTATCAATGGCAATAGCGTAGTTACACCTGCCCAACACAAGGCCACAATATAAATTTTAATGCCACTCCAGTTGCGCAGGTTTTTAGTGTTAGGAAAAAACGGAACGGTATAAAGCGCTGTAAAAAGAAGAAATGCAAGGGCGGTTACTTGTGTAGCTGCTTTCAGGTATAAAAAACAAAGTCCGGCAAACGCTAACGCAATCGTACTTAGAATGACTATAACCTGGGTAAATTTCCCTTCCGGCCATTTTCGTTTGTAAAAAGCCTCGTATTTCATGAAATTATAGCTGAACATAGTTCCTCCAAACGCAAACCCGAACAAAGGCCAGTCTGCCGGAAGCCCAAACATATGCAGCGTCATTGCAGTAAGCGCCACAACCGACAGTGCCACATGAATGCTGCCGTAAATATAGAGGCGGAAAAGCTGCTGAAATACCTGCATATCCAACAAAAATAACGAATATGCAAATGGGAAAAACCATCCGTTGAAAAATTCACAAAAACCGCTATAAAAAAGCATTTTTAATTTGAATTTAATAATTAATTTTGTGCTTCTTAAAACACAACGCTATTACATGAGAACAGATGCTTTTGCTTTGAGGCACATCGGGCCCCGCGAAAATGACCTTCAACATATGCTGAAAACCATTGGGGTTGACAGCGTTGACCAACTAATATACGAAACATTACCAGACCATATCCGCCTTAAAGAGCCGCTTAACCTTGACCCGGCCATGACGGAATATGAATACCTGAACCATATTACCAAACTCGGTGCAAAAAACAAAGTGTTCCGCTCATACATAGGGCTGGGCTATCACGCAACGGTTGTACCTGCAGCCATTCAGCGCAACATATTTGAAAACCCGGGCTGGTACACTGCATACACTCCTTACCAGGCTGAAATTGCACAGGGCCGCCTTGAGGCTTTGCTGAACTACCAGACCACAATAATTGAGCTGACAGGCATGGAAATCGCTAATGCATCACTGCTTGATGAAGGTACTGCTGCTGCCGAAGCGATGGCTCTTTTGTTTGATGTGCGTACCCGCGACCAAAAGAAAAACAACGCTAACAAATTCTTTGTTAGTGAAGAAATACTGCCGCAAACGCTGTCGGTGCTGCAAACGCGTTCAACGCCGATTGGGGTTGAGCTTGTAATTGGCAACCATGAGGAATTTGATTTTTCGTCAGATTTCTTCGGGGCGATGCTGCAATACCCGGGCAAACATGGCCAGGTGCATGACTATGCAGGGTTTATCACCAAAGCAAAACAAAACGAGATAAAAACAGCTGTAGCTGCAGATATACTGAGCCTTGTGATGCTCACGCCTCCGGGCGAAATGGGCGCTGACGTTGTGGTGGGTACTACCCAGCGCTTCGGGATACCGATGGGTTACGGAGGTCCGCACGCAGCATATTTCGCTACAAAAGAAGAATACAAGCGCAGTATGCCGGGCCGCATAATAGGTGTTACTGTTGATGTAAATGGCAATCGTGCCCTGCGTATGGCCCTTCAAACGCGCGAGCAGCATATCAAACGCGAAAAGGCTACATCAAATATTTGTACAGCACAAGTGCTCCTTGCCGTAATGGCAGGCATGTATGCCGTATATCACGGCCCAAAAGGCCTTGGCTATATCGCTGATAAAGTACACCGATGCGCCGTAACTGCTGCCGATGCGCTTAACAAGCTTGGCGTTTACCAGACTAACACTGCTTTCTTCGATACGATTTTGGTGAAGGCTGATGCTGCCAAAGTAAAGGCTGCTGCCGAAGCTATGGAAATCAACTTCTACTATCCGGATGCAGAAACGGTTGCAATCTCTTTCAACGAAACGACTTCTATAGCCGACCTTAACGACATTATCAGCGTTTTTGCTGAAGTGACCGGTAAATCTGCGGAAGTGATAAAAGAACTAACCACTGAAGTAACAATACCATCAAATGTTTCAAGAAGCAGCGATTTCTTAAAGCATGATGTGTTTAATAAATATCATAGCGAGACGGCGCTTATGCGTTACATCAAAAAGCTGGAGCGCTTAGACCTAGCGCTGAACCACTCTATGATTTCGCTGGGCTCATGCACCATGAAGCTGAATGCTGCATCGGAAATGCTTCCGCTAAGTAACCCGCAGTGGAACAGCATCCACCCGTTTGCCCCGCTTGACCAGGCACAGGGATACCAGGAAATGCTGAATAAACTTGAAGAGCAGCTTAACGTGATTACCGGTTTTGCAGGTACAACCCTTCAGCCGAACAGTGGCGCTCAGGGAGAATATGCGGGTCTTATGGTGATACGCGCCTACCATCAGAGCAGGGGCGACCATCACCGTAACATTGCGCTAATCCCGGCATCTGCACACGGCACAAACCCTGCCACGGCTACTATGGCCGGTATGCAGGTTGTTGTGACCAAAACATCTGAAAACGGGAATATCGATGTGGAAGACCTTCGCGCTAAGGCTATCCAGTACAAAGATAACCTGGCGTGCATTATGGTAACATATCCGTCTACCCACGGTGTGTATGAAGCGTCGATCATGGAAATAACTAAGATCATCCACGAGAATGGCGGACAGGTGTATATGGATGGCGCCAACATGAATGCACAGGTAGGGCTTACTAACCCTGCAACCATTGGCGCAGACGTTTGCCACCTTAACCTGCACAAAACATTCGCCATACCTCACGGCGGTGGCGGACCGGGCGTTGGCCCGATTTGTGTGGCTGAGCATTTGGTACCATTCCTGCCTACCAATCCGGTTGTGGCTACAGGCGGCAACAATGCTATTACAGCCATATCGGCAGCGCCTTGGGGCTCTGCATTGGTTTGCCTTATTTCATATGGCTACATCACTATGCTTGGCGCTGAAGGCCTGTTGGCTGCTACTGAGAATGCTATCATTAATGCTAACTACATCAAAGAAAGGCTTGCGGGCCACTACGATACGCTGTACACCGGCGAAATGAACCGCGCGGCACACGAAATGATACTGGAATGCCGACCGTTTAAAGCTAATGGCATTGAGGTGACTGACATTGCCAAGAGGCTTATGGACTATGGTTTCCACGCCCCTACCGTATCTTTCCCGGTTGCAGGCACGCTGATGGTAGAGCCTACCGAAAGTGAAAACCTGGAAGAGCTTGACCGTTTTTGTGATGCGATGATCG
This genomic interval carries:
- the metF gene encoding methylenetetrahydrofolate reductase [NAD(P)H]; the encoded protein is MKVTEHIHNANGKPLFSFEILPPLKGQNIQSIFDSIDPLMEFRPPFIDVTYHREEYEYKELPNGLLEKRIVKKRPGTVGICSAIQNKYQVDAIPHILCGGFTKEDTENFLIDLDFLGIQNVVALRGDAVKSEIYFKPEREGNQYASELVTQIDNLNKGIYLDEHLLNSSCTNFCIGVAGYPEKHMEAPSLDSDIYFLKQKIKNGASYIVTQMFFDNKKFFDFVAKCRKEGINVPIIPGLKPISTKKQLNQIPHRFKVDLPDDLIMAVVKATDNDAVRQVGIEWCITQSKELISAGIPVLHYYSMGKSDNIKAVAKEVF
- the gcvP gene encoding aminomethyl-transferring glycine dehydrogenase, with the protein product MRTDAFALRHIGPRENDLQHMLKTIGVDSVDQLIYETLPDHIRLKEPLNLDPAMTEYEYLNHITKLGAKNKVFRSYIGLGYHATVVPAAIQRNIFENPGWYTAYTPYQAEIAQGRLEALLNYQTTIIELTGMEIANASLLDEGTAAAEAMALLFDVRTRDQKKNNANKFFVSEEILPQTLSVLQTRSTPIGVELVIGNHEEFDFSSDFFGAMLQYPGKHGQVHDYAGFITKAKQNEIKTAVAADILSLVMLTPPGEMGADVVVGTTQRFGIPMGYGGPHAAYFATKEEYKRSMPGRIIGVTVDVNGNRALRMALQTREQHIKREKATSNICTAQVLLAVMAGMYAVYHGPKGLGYIADKVHRCAVTAADALNKLGVYQTNTAFFDTILVKADAAKVKAAAEAMEINFYYPDAETVAISFNETTSIADLNDIISVFAEVTGKSAEVIKELTTEVTIPSNVSRSSDFLKHDVFNKYHSETALMRYIKKLERLDLALNHSMISLGSCTMKLNAASEMLPLSNPQWNSIHPFAPLDQAQGYQEMLNKLEEQLNVITGFAGTTLQPNSGAQGEYAGLMVIRAYHQSRGDHHRNIALIPASAHGTNPATATMAGMQVVVTKTSENGNIDVEDLRAKAIQYKDNLACIMVTYPSTHGVYEASIMEITKIIHENGGQVYMDGANMNAQVGLTNPATIGADVCHLNLHKTFAIPHGGGGPGVGPICVAEHLVPFLPTNPVVATGGNNAITAISAAPWGSALVCLISYGYITMLGAEGLLAATENAIINANYIKERLAGHYDTLYTGEMNRAAHEMILECRPFKANGIEVTDIAKRLMDYGFHAPTVSFPVAGTLMVEPTESENLEELDRFCDAMIAIRKEIEEASADDKNNVLKNAPHTLAMLTADTWEMPYSREKAAFPLDYLHDNKFWPGVRRVDDAYGDRNLICSCAPIEAYMEE